In Elaeis guineensis isolate ETL-2024a chromosome 1, EG11, whole genome shotgun sequence, a genomic segment contains:
- the LOC105038931 gene encoding protein FAR1-RELATED SEQUENCE 6: protein MEEKPAPIAPPEPATGQAADPIPNLTPVSSPAPALPELEPREEEHNDASKDCSAGEQEGDENECLEEVNKDAPTSAEDALVPKIGMTFDSINEAFHFYKAYGYFMGFGVRRRTSHNFLGDRYRSTFTCCKGGSAILKKKNTKYRTKPAVKTECKAMMVIRDRHLENRWKVEVVELEHNHPLEPDMVRFMKCFRELPASVKGQLQINDKVAESINKSIDAAIAPGVGYKNCLSTEKDCTNHAEEARKLRLGEEDVEALLKFFDSMQAQNSNFFYSWDMDDEGQLRNIFWADARSRAAYRYFSDIITFDTRYLTKQYDLPLALFVGVNHHGQSILLGCGLLADETADTCIWLFRKWLRCMSDKPPDAIITDQCKTIGGAVAKVFPHARHRFCLWHIMRKLPEKIGKMEKRKAISDKLSEVVYDSLTVTDFQRGWAEMIEQFQLQDNEWLSTLYEDRSQWVPVYVKDTFWANMSSMQKNESNSSYFDGYVTSKTSIRMFVEQYENVLWSKYEKEVQEDFRSFSTNPNLLSELEFEKQIAEVYTTNIFLEFQVEVKHLMQCISVIVDRNGPIVTHKVTELAAGKKIDYKVTYNTTEEVVWCICKSFQFRGILCRHALCVLRQELVTVLPSKYILPRWRKDFKWLNASSSSPSIASLHEMDIYDDLYMHGHQFLMDIVEIGGAVDHDLKEFALVVMKEAREKVMKYEESHGDRRIGDNNMSSTSQLGSSCHIPAVFDLENDASPMAPIARVLNPTQSHPKARSPMKRLVSQRERAIQNLNPVQVKNSRSNDSTSASVHGQEIQPNEAWAMTPIGMQEGFGHMVGSISMNWTMHSPAPYPQWPESGSLDPSRRM, encoded by the exons ATGGAGGAGAAACCGGCTCCCATCGCGCCGCCGGAGCCGGCGACGGGCCAAGCGGCGGACCCAATCCCAAATCTGACGCCCGTTTCATCCCCAGCTCCG GCCTTGCCCGAATTGGAGCCGAGGGAAGAGGAACACAATGATGCGAGCAAAGACTGTTCTGCTGGAGAACAAGAGGGGGATGAAAACGAATGCTTGGAGGAAGTAAATAAGGATGCTCCAACAAGTGCAGAGGATGCACTGGTTCCCAAGATAGGCATGACTTTTGATTCCATTAATGAGGCTTTTCATTTCTATAAGGCATATGGCTATTTCATGGGCTTTGGGGTTAGAAGAAGGACAAGTCACAACTTTCTTGGAGATCGGTACCGTTCGACCTTCACATGTTGTAAAGGAGGGTCAGCAATACTAAAGAAAAAGAACACTAAGTACAGAACGAAACCTGCTGTGAAGACGGAATGCAAGGCCATGATGGTTATAAGGGATCGTCATTTAGAGAACCGTTGGAAGGTAGAGGTTGTTGAATTGGAGCACAATCACCCGCTTGAACCTGATATGGTTAGATTCATGAAATGCTTTAGGGAGCTTCCAGCTTCAGTGAAAGGACAGCTTCAGATCAATGACAAGGTGGCTGAGTCTATAAACAAGTCAATCGATGCAGCGATTGCTCCAGGAGTTGGATATAAAAACTGCTTATCTACTGAGAAGGATTGTACAAATCATGCAGAAGAGGCAAGAAAACTCAGGCTTGGAGAAGAAGATGTTGAGGCTCTGCTGAAGTTCTTTGACAGCATGCAGGCACAGAATTCAAATTTCTTTTATAGTTGGGATATGGATGACGAAGGCCAGCTAAGGAATATATTTTGGGCCGATGCCAGATCGAGAGCTGCATATCGCTACTTCAGTGACATCATAACCTTCGACACTAGGTACCTAACCAAACAATATGATTTGCCACTTGCTTTATTTGTCGGAGTAAACCACCATGGCCAGTCTATATTGTTAGGATGTGGTCTTCTTGCAGATGAGACGGCAGATACCTGTATTTGGCTTTTTCGGAAGTGGCTAAGGTGTATGAGTGACAAGCCACCTGATGCTATAATTACCGATCAGTGTAAAACCATAGGTGGAGCAGTTGCCAAGGTATTCCCACATGCTCGACATCGATTTTGCCTTTGGCATATTATGAGGAAGCTTCCTGAAAAAATAGGTAAAATGGAAAAAAGAAAGGCAATAAGTGATAAATTGAGTGAGGTTGTTTATGATTCTCTGACAGTTACTGACTTTCAAAGAGGGTGGGCAGAAATGATCGAGCAATTTCAACTTCAAGACAATGAGTGGTTATCCACATTATATGAAGATAGGAGCCAATGGGTGCCTGTGTATGTAAAGGACACATTTTGGGCCAATATGTCAAGTATGCAGAAGAACGAGAGTAATAGCAGTTATTTTGATGGTTATGTGACATCCAAAACCTCTATCAGAATGTTTGTTGAGCAATATGAAAATGTTTTGTGGAGCAAGTATGAGAAGGAGGTTCAAGAGGATTTCCGCTCATTCAGTACAAACCCAAATCTGTTATCAGAACTGGAGTTTGAAAAGCAGATTGCTGAGGTGTATACCACAAACATATTTTTAGAGTTCCAGGTTGAGGTGAAACACTTGATGCAATGCATTAGTGTCATAGTTGACAGGAATGGGCCCATTGTCACTCACAAGGTGACCGAACTAGCAGCTGGCAAGAAGATTGATTACAAGGTTACTTATAACACTACCGAGGAAGTTGTTTGGTGCATTTGCAAATCTTTTCAATTTAGAGGTATTCTGTGCAGGCATGCATTGTGTGTGTTGCGACAAGAGCTTGTAACTGTGCTACCATCAAAATACATACTCCCACGTTGGAGGAAGGATTTCAAATGGTTGAACGCATCCTCGTCGTCACCTAGCATTGCATCTCTTCATGAGATGGATATTTACgatgatttatacatgcatggcCACCAATTTTTGATGGATATTGTTGAGATTGGTGGGGCTGTTGATCATGATTTGAAAGAGTTTGCTCTAGTGGTAATGAAGGAGGCAAGGGAGAAAGTGATGAAATATGAGGAATCACATGGAGATAGAAGGATTGGTGACAACAACATGTCATCCACCTCCCAGTTAGGTAGTAGCTGCCATATTCCAGCAGTTTTTGACCTGGAAAATGATGCATCACCCATGGCTCCAATTGCCAGGGTTCTGAATCCTACACAATCACATCCTAAAGCTCGCTCACCCATGAAAAGGCTTGTCAGCCAGAGAGAAAGGGCTATCCAGAATTTGAATCCCGTGCAGGTGAAAAACTCAAGGAGCAACGACAGCACAAGTGCTAGTGTGCAT GGCCAAGAGATCCAACCAAATGAGGCATGGGCAATGACCCCAATTGGAATGCAAGAGGGCTTTGGTCACATG GTGGGATCCATATCCATGAATTGGACAATGCACAGTCCTGCTCCTTACCCCCAATGGCCTGAAAGTGGTAGCCTCGACCCTTCTAGAAGGATGTAA
- the LOC105038930 gene encoding uncharacterized protein has product MALLFPRLPQFWLSCKPSKVLIKSALNASSNRNSVPISPLSTEVASAKKRCLRCGTLYQDRDNSPTACSFHGHTTGDRGLFSLAPPHQGIDGEWSDGSGVIVYKWNEKEDRPNTRRANWKKRWSCCAEYDENAPPCRRGWHVCYDDGFTLF; this is encoded by the exons ATGGCTTTGTTATTCCCACGTCTTCCTCAATTCTGGTTATCCTGTAAGCCTTCCAAAGTTCTTATCAAATCCGCTTTAAACGCTAGCTCGAACCGGAACTCCGTTCCCATCTCTCCGCTGTCGACGGAGGTAGCGTCGGCGAAGAAGAGATGCCTGAGATGCGGCACGCTCTACCAGGATCGGGATAACTCCCCCACGGCTTGCTCCTTCCACGGCCACACAACTG GAGATAGAGGGTTATTCTCATTAGCTCCACCGCATCAAGGAATAGACGGCGAGTGGAGCGATGGGAGTGGAGTAATTGTTTATAAGTGGAACGAGAAGGAAGACAGGCCAAATACAAGGAGGGCTAACTGGAAGAAAAGATGGAGTTGTTGTGCTGAATATGATGAGAATGCTCCGCCGTGCCGACGAGGATGGCATGTTTGTTACGATGACGGCTTCACACTTTTTTAG